CAATCCGCTCCAGGTATTGCGCGACCAGCAACAGATGGGTTCCCTGGGAGATGGATTGGCTATTCTTGGTCATCACATCGATCAAATCGCGGAAAATCGTGGAGAACAGCTTGTCGACGATGTCGTCGCGCAGCGCGATCTCTTCTGCCGCCTGCTTATCCAGACCGATGTAGGCATTCAGACTGTCGCGCACCATCGCTTTTACGTGATCCGCCATCAGCGGAATATCGATCAACGGCTTCACATAGGGCTCTGCCATCAAACGGCGCGTGGTCTTGGCGATGGAGACGGCATGATCGCCCATTCTCTCCAGATCGGTCACCAGCTTGAGCATCGTGCCCAGACGGCGCAGGTCTCCCCCAACCGGCTGCTGGAGCGCGATCATCTGGAAGCAGCCCATCTCGATTTCCTGTTCCAGCTCGTTGATCAAATGATCGCTTGCAATCACTTGCTCCGCCAGTTGGAGATCGCGTTCCACCAGGCTCTTAATCGATTTATGAATGGCCTCTTCCACCAATGTCCCCATCGACATCAGCTTGCGATGCAAACCGTCTAGCTGCTCTTCGAACACATGTCTTGTCATAACCCTTTTCCCCTCCATTTCTCTGTCACGACCAATCGTACAGGGCCAATGTATACCAGGGGTAAAGAGAATGTTTTCTTTGTGTAAAGGTTTTGGCTGGCTCTGCCTACCACTGCAGAGGCAGCGTCACCGTAAAGGTCGTTCCTTCTCCCTCTGCGCTTTGGACGGTGATGTGTCCGTGCAGGTTTTCCACCAGATGCTTGACGATCGCGAGCCCCAGGCCGGTGCCCCCGGAATCTCTGCTACGCGCTCTGTCTACCCGGTAAAAACGCTCGAAGATGCGCGGCAAATCCGCCTCAGGGATGCCGATGCCGGTGTCTGCCACCTGGAATTGCACCTGACCTCTCTCCTGCCGAAGCGATAGCGAGATGGCTCCGCCCTCGGGTGTGTAGACCACTGCATTGGTGACCAGATTGAGGATGATCTGCTGCAGGCAATCCTTGTCCGTCGTCAGCGTCACACGCGGATGCGGGTCGGGCAGCTGGATGGAGATCTGCTTGCGCTGCGCCTGCTCCTGCAAGAGCGCTACCGTCGAGGCCATCAGATCCTGCAGGTCGACCTCCGTGAGCTGAAGCGTCAGCCGTTTTTGCTCGATTTTGGAGAGGTCCAGGATGTCGCGGATCATCCGATAGAGGCGTTCGCTCTCATCGTAGATGATCTGCAGGAAGTTGCGGCAGGTCTCCTCGTCCTGCATCGCGCCATCCAACAGCGTCTCGGTAAAGCCTTTGATCGAGGTGATCGGGGTGCGCAGTTCATGCGAGACGTTGGCGACGAAATCGCTGCGCATTTTCTCCAGACGGCGGATTTCCGTGAAGTCGTGCAAAACGACCACGACCCCTTTGGCTTCTCCCTTGAAGTTGATATAGGGAGCAAAGTTCACGTCGAGAATCCGCTCCTGGGGATAGTAGATGTGGACTTCCTGGCGAAACTTTTCGCCGCGGTCCAGGCAGCGGTCAATGTATTGACTGAGGCCAAAGTTTTTCCCCGCCTCAATATGCAGTTTCCCGATCAGCTCATTGGCCGATTTCCCCAGCAATCGTTCGACAGCCGGATTGACCAGCATGATCCGGCGATGCTCAGAGATGAAGATCACTCCGCTGGTCATGTTAGTCAGGACGCCGGTCAGCCGCTGGTGGTTTTCGGAGATTTCATACATCTGCTGTTCCAGGCTGGAGGCCATAAAGTTGATGGCGGAGGCCAGCTGTCCGATTTCATCCCGGGCCTTGATCCGCACGCGGCTCTCGTACTCGCGCTGGGTAATATTTCGCGCGACGCGGGTAATTTCTTCGATCGGGCTCGTGATGTTGTAAGAAATCCGGGAGACGACGATGGAAGCGAGAATCATCGTGACCAGCAGACCGGTGAGCAGGGTGTACCACAGATTATGCACCGTATCCGCAATATCCTGCATCGACATCGCGGAGCGGACAGCGCCGATCACGTTCTCTGTGGATCGGACCGGGACCGCCACGTACATCATTTCGTAGCCCAGCGTCTCGCTGTAGTGCCTGTCGATCCCCGTCTCCCCGCGCAAAGCGGCGGCAAATTCAGGACGGCTGGCGTGGTTCTCCATCTCCTCGGACTTGTGAATATTGTCAAAAAGCACGTTCCCGTCGACATCAATGACGGTAATCCGCACTTCTTCCTCCGAGGCTACCTGCTGCACCCTTCTGGCCAGCTCTTCCTTGTCGCGGAGGACCTCCGGAAATCGGACGGATTGGGCGACCAGCTTGGATTCGCGCGTAAGCAGTTCCCCCAGGGTATCCAGGTAGAATCGCTCCAGCACCTTGGCGAAGTACATCCCCATCACCAAGAGAACGATGGAAACCAGCCCGAGAATGGTCAAGGTGAGTTTAATTCGAAAACGTGTCAACGAATCCGGCCTCCCGTCAGCCTTCCAGCTTGTAACCTAATCCACGGACCGTTTTGATGTAGCGAGGATTTTTCGTGTCTTCCTCCAATTTCTCGCGCAAATGGCTTACGTGAACGTCGACGATCCGCGAATCGCCGATAAAATCGTAGTTCCACACGGCGTTCAACAATTGATCTCGCGTCAGGACCCGCCCGTGGTGGCTGGCCAGATAGTGGAGCAGTTCAAATTCCTTTGGCGTCAGCTCCACTTTCTCCGAACCGCGGTACACCTCATATTTTTCCGGGTAGATGCGGATTTCCCCAAACTGCAGAACAACCTCATCCGGTGCAGCTGTGCCATCCGCTGTCGTCTGGGTACGGCGGAGAATCGCTTTGACCCGGGCGATCACTTCCCGCGGACTGAACGGCTTGGTCAGATAATCATCCGCCCCCAGCTCCAGCCCCAGGATTTTATCCAGTTCATCGTCTTTGGCCGTCAACATTAAAATCGGAGTATTATTCCGCTCTTGGCGCAAGGTCTTGCACACGTCCATGCCTTCCATCTTCGGCAGCATCCAGTCGAGGATAATAAAATCGGGCTGTTCCATGCGGGCCATGTCCAATGCCTGTTTTCCGTCAAAGGCGGTCACCACTTGAAACCCCGCTTTTTCCAAATTAAACTGCAATAATTTCACAATCGATGCTTCGTCATCGACGACAAGAATCTTCGTCAACATCCATCCCCCCTACGCTGCCGTTCGGCTTTTCTCTAGTCTTCTCACTGTCCAGTCTGCCAAACCCCCGGGAGGTAAACAAGTAATTTTTTTGTAAAGATTAGAGCGCCGTTCCTCCACCGCTTATTAAAAACACCAAAAAAAGACGCCCCTCCGAAAAGAGACGTCTTTCTTTTATTACGTAGACATTCACGATTCACCAAAAGCAGTGTGCTTATTGAAGAACAGCCATCACATTCCGCACGGATTGGGCGGACTTGTCGAGCGCCGCTTTTTCCTCTGCCGTCAGCTCCAGCTCGATGATTTTCTCGATGCCGTTGCCGCCGAGCAGGGTCGGCACACCCAGGTACAGATCATGGTAGCCGTATTCGCCTTCGAGGTAGGCGATGGAGGGCAGGATGCGCTTCTTGTCTTTCAAGATCGCTTCCGCCATTTGTACCAGGGATGCAGCCGGCGCGTAGTACGCGGAGCCGTTGCCCAGCAGGTTGACGATTTCGCCGCCGCCTTTGCGGGTGCGTTCGACGATGGCGTCCAGACGATCCTTTGGAATCAGCTTCTCCAGCGGAATTCCCCCAGCATAGGAGTAGCGAACCAGCGGCACCATGTCGTCACCGTGGCCACCCAGTACAAAGCCGGTTACGTCCTCTACCGATACGTTCAGCTCCATCGCGACGAACGTGCGGAAACGAGCCGTGTCCAGCACGCCGGATTGACCGATGACGCGCTCTTTCGGGAAGCCCGATGTTTTGAAGAAGGTATAGGTCATTGCGTCTACCGGGTTGGACAGAACCAGCACGATCGAGTTCGGCGCATAGGTTTTGACCTGCTCCGCTACGGAGCGCATAATGCCAGCATTGGTGTTCACCAGGTCATCACGGGACATGCCAGGTTTGCGAGCGATTCCGGCAGTGATAATCACCAGGTCGGCGTCCTTGATATTCGCGTAGTCGGCCGTACCGGTGATGTTGGCGTCAAAGCCAAGTACCGGGGAAGATTCCATCATATCCAGTGCTTTCCCTTTTGTCGGGTTTTCCAGCTGCGGGATGTCCACGAGCACGACGTCGCCCAGTTCTTTTTGGCCCAGGATGAATGCCGTCGTTGCACCTGTGAAGCCGCTGCCGATCACTGCGATTTTTTTGCGTTGGAATGCCATTCTCAAATCGCCTCCATTGCTTTTAGTGGGGTAGTGATGTCTCGATGTGTCTTCGCAAGGAACTGCTTACATATTTTTGATCAGGGCATCTGCGAACTCGGAGCACTTCAGCTCGGTCGCACCTTCCATCAGACGAGCGAAATCGTAGGTTACGGTTTTTGCGGAGATGGTTTTCTCCATGGATTGGATGATCAGGTCAGCCGCTTCGTTCCAGCCCAGATGGCGCAGCATCATTTCGCCGGAGAGAATCACGGAAGACGGGTTTACCTTGTCCAGACCTGCGTATTTCGGAGCGGTACCGTGGGTCGCTTCGAAGATCGCGTGGCCGGTCAGGTAGTTGATGTTCGCGCCAGGTGCGATACCGATGCCGCCTACTTGTGCAGCCAGGGCGTCGGAGATGTAGTCGCCGTTCAGGTTGAGTGTCGCAACCACGTCGTACTCAGCCGGACGAGTCAGGATTTGTTGCAGGAAGGCGTCGGCGATCACGTCTTTCACGATGATTTTGCCAGCTGCTTCTGCTTCTTTCTGCGCCTTGTCCGCGTCGCCGCCTTCGGCTTTGATGCGGTCGTACTGCGCCCAGGTGAATACCTTGTCGCCGAATTCCGCTTCAGCCACAGCATAGCCCCAGTTTTTGAACGCGCCTTCGGTAAACTTCATGATGTTGCCTTTGTGTACCAGGGTAACGGATTTGCGCTTGTTGTCGATCGCGTAGTTGATCGCTGCGCGAACCAGACGCTCGGTACCATCTTTGGAAACAGGCTTGATGCCGATGCCGGAGGTTTCCGGGAAGCGGATCTTTTTGACGCCCATTTCGTTTTGCAGGAAGTCGATGACTTTTTTCACTTCTGGCGTTCCTTCCGCCCACTCGACACCAGCGTAGATGTCCTCGGTGTTTTCGCGGAAGATGACCATGTCTGTCAATTCGGGATGTTTGACGGGGGATGGCACACCGTCGAAGTATTGCACAGGACGCACGCAAGCGTACAGATCCAGTTCTTGACGAAGAGCCACGTTGATGGAGCGGATGCCGCCGCCAACCGGAGTCGTGAGCGGGCCTTTGATCGCGATCAGATACTCGCGCACAGCGGTAAGCGTATCTTCAGGGAGCCATTCACCGTATTGGTTGAAGGATTTTTCGCCTGCGAAGACTTCGAACCACTCGATTTTCTTTTCGCCTTTGTAAGCTTTTTCTACAGCTGCGTCCAGGACACGAACAGATGCCTTCCAGATATCTGGACCCGTACCGTCCCCTTCGATAAATGGGATGATGGGGTTGTTTGGAACAACGAGTTTGCCGTTGTCTACTGTGATTTTTTGACCAGCAGTCGGCTGAGACAGGTTTTTAAACACGAAAAATCCCTCCAGTGTATGAAAAATATGGTAGAAAATATTTCCAGACGTAGGAGAACTACCACGCGCGGGTGGTAGTTCTCAAGCTTGCGCTTAGGAGTACATTCTCCATTCGGGTGACGGACTCCTCCACGCTCGGAAAAGCGATGGTCTTAGCGGCGATCGATCGGCACATAATGCTGATTGACCGGACCGGTGTAATCTGCGCGCGGACGGATCAGACGATTGTTCTCGTATTGTTCCATGATATGCGCAGTCCAGCCAGACATACGGCTGATGGCGAAAATCGGCGTGAACAGATCGCTCTCCAAACCAAGCGCGATGTACACCGATGCGGAGTAGAAATCGACGTTTGGCTTCAGACCTTTTTCGCCTGTTACCATGTCTTCTACCTTCACGGACATCTCGTAAAGCTCAGGGCGTCCGATTTGCGCAGTCAGCGCTTTGGACATTTGCTTCAGCCACTTGGCACGCGGGTCGCCGTCTTTGTAGACGCGATGGCCGAAGCCCATGATCTTCTCTTTGTTGTCCAGCTTTTGGCGGATGTAGGATTCGACTTCGTCGACAGAGCCGATTTCGGCCAGCATAGCTGCTACCGCTTCGTTTGCCCCGCCGTGCAAAGGTCCCTTCAGTGTGCCGATTGCAGACACGATGCCGGAGTAAATATCTGTCAGCGTCGCGACAGTCACCCGTGCTGCAAAGGTGGATGCGTTGAACTCGTGATCCGCATGCAGGATGAGGGCGACATCAAACGCTTTCACAGCGGTTTCGGTCGGAGCTTCGCCCGTCAGCATGTACAGGAAGTTCTGGGCGATGGAATAGGACGGATTGGGAGCGACTGGCTCCAGTCCTTTTCGCATGCGAGCAAAGGCAGCAATCAGAGTCGGTGTCTGGGCCATCAGGCGGATCGATTTCCGGTAGTTGGCCTCCGGGCTCATCTCTTGAGCTTCTGCATCGTAGAGCGCTAGCGAAGAGACAGCTGTGCGCAACGCCGCCATGGGGTGTACGCCTTTCGGGTAGGATTTGATGCTGTCGATCACCTCTTGGGGCACCGCAGCATTTTCACCCAGCTGCTTTTTCAAAGCATCCAGCTGATCGCGCTTCGGTAGGGCTCCATGCCAGAGCAGGTAGACAACCTCTTCAAATGTTGCGTGTTCCGCAAGCTCGTCAATATTGATACCACCATAGCAAAGTACCCCATCGACAATCGAACAGATTGAAGATTGAGCGGCAACTACGCCTTCTAGTCCACGAGTAGCTGTCATGTAACTCTCTCCTTTTCCACTCTATGCTATATGTAGTTGTCGTGGCGGTTCCTTTTACGACCACCCTCCACAAATGAATGATTATAAAATGAAACGGATCATCATTCGTATTTCAAAATACGCATAGACGGGAGGAAAGACCAAGAGGTCCTGCTGTATGTCAATAAAAAGAATCCAACCATAATTCGACACAATTATAAAAGATTATTGCAGTTTTGTGAATGATAAAAGTACAAGATGTAAAAAAGCAGGCACGGAAGGGAAAACTTGCTTGCGCCTATCAGCATACTGCATAATAGTTACAAAGCAGTCACGAGTGGTTTTCGCGGCAGTTTCGGCCGTCTTTCTCCGGGCCCTGCCTGGTAAAATAATGTTTGAGAAACAGCGCGAATGTTTTTTTCATAAAAGAGACAGCAATCCTGCCATACAGAGAAAGGAGAGTTCTATTGAACCGGCAAAACTGGGCCATCCGCCTCTTTCAAATTATTCGGTTTTTGTGGGTTTGCCTGCTCATCTACGCCAGCTTCCGAATCCTGGTTTTTGCACTACCCTTACTGTACCCATTTCTCATCTCCTTAGTCATCGCGCTGGTGATCCATCGCCCGGTTACCTATTTGACCAAAAAGGCGAAGATCCCCCGATGGCTGTCCGTCACGCTGGCGCTGCTGCTCCTGCTCGCCCTGTCCGGCGGGGTCGTCACCCTGATCATCACCGAGACCGTCGTCGAAATCGGGGAGCTGGCGCGCAAACTTCCACTCTTCTCCACGGAGCTGGCCCACTATCTGCAAAGGACGATTTCTCAGGATTTCCTCACCGGCATCTATGAGCAAATCCAGTCGTTCCTGACGACGCTTGATGCGGGTTACAAAGAGAAGCTGGACAACACCATCGGCCAGGGCATCACATCCATCACACACGCTGGACAGCAGTTGATTGTGCAATTTCTGGACGGGCTGAAAAACTTCCTGCTCTCCCTGCCCAATCTGGCGACGGTGTTCGTGATCTCCCTGATCGGCGCATTCTTCATCTCCAAGGATTTCTTTCTGTGGGAAGCGCGTTTTCGGAAAATTCTTCCGAGCGGCGTCAACCGGCGGCTCGACGAAGTGTTCCAGGATTTAAAGGGCGCTTTGTTCGGCTTCGCCAAAGCGCAGCTGACCCTGATCTCGCTCACGGCCGCGATCGTAATGATCGGCCTGTTGATTCTGCGGGTGGAGTATGCGGTGACCATCGGTTTGTTGACCGGACTTGTCGATTTGCTGCCGTACCTGGGCACCGGGACCGTCTTTATCCCCTGGATCATCTACCTGTTTTTCAAGGGGAATTACTCCCTGGTGATCGGCTTGTCGATCCTCTACGGCGTCGTGCTGATCTTCCGGCAGATTATCGAGCCGAAGGTCGTCGCCGAAAATGTCGGCTTGGATCCGCTGCTGACGCTGGTCGCCCTGTTTGTCGGCTTGCAGCTGTTTGGCTTCCTCGGTCTGATCATCGGTCCCGTCTCTCTGGTCCTGATCAATGCGCTGGTCAAAGCCAATGTATTTATGGACCTCTGGAAGTATATCAAAGGGCAAGAGACGTAAAAAGGAGGCGACATTCGCCTCCTTTTTTGATTGGGAACACAGCGCAAACAGCTGTACCGCAAGCAGCTTTACCGTCGGAAAAAGAAATGAACCCGACCCGATGAGATCAGCGACCACAGCCACCTCTTCACCAGATGACGGATAATCATCCGCGTGTAGGGGAGCAAAAAGAGAATGCCTACGATGTCCGTGAAAAATCCGGGCATGAGCAGCATCAGGCCGCCGGAGAGCACCAGCGCTCCGTCAATCAGCGTCTCTCCCGGCATCTGACCGCGGGACATCTGCAGCTGGAGCATCCTCATCACTTGCAGCCCTTGCTGCTTGGCGAGCCAGGCCCCTACGAATCCGGTCAGGATGACCAGCGCCACGGTCCACCAGGGTCCGATCACTTTCCCCACCGAAATCAGGCCCCATAGTTCAATCGCCGGCACTACAATAAACAGAACGAGCAGGATGCGAAAGAGCATTACGATCTCCCCCTTGTACAACGCTCCTGAAGCAGTGCATATACCTCCGGTACCGCACGAGAAAGCCGGATCGGCTTCATCTCCGTCGTCGTAAACGCATGCTTGGACCACCCGCTGACGAGCAGCTGTCCGTCTTCCCTCCGGTAGAGTTCATAGGCAAAGGTGAGCCGTACAGGTGAGAGTTCCTCCAGTCTCGTCCGGATCTCCACCCAGTCGTCGTAGCGGGCAGGGAGTTTGTAGGAAAGCCCGACATCCGTGACGGGCAGCAGGATTCCCTTCTCCTCCAAAGCGCGATAAGTAATCCCTGTATCTCGAATAAATTCCGTGCGGCCGACTTCAAACCAATTGAGGTAGTTTGCGTGATACACCACACCCATTTGGTCGGTTTCGCTGTATCGCACACGTATTTGATGAGCGTAGACATCTTGCTT
This sequence is a window from Brevibacillus composti. Protein-coding genes within it:
- the icd gene encoding NADP-dependent isocitrate dehydrogenase, whose protein sequence is MFKNLSQPTAGQKITVDNGKLVVPNNPIIPFIEGDGTGPDIWKASVRVLDAAVEKAYKGEKKIEWFEVFAGEKSFNQYGEWLPEDTLTAVREYLIAIKGPLTTPVGGGIRSINVALRQELDLYACVRPVQYFDGVPSPVKHPELTDMVIFRENTEDIYAGVEWAEGTPEVKKVIDFLQNEMGVKKIRFPETSGIGIKPVSKDGTERLVRAAINYAIDNKRKSVTLVHKGNIMKFTEGAFKNWGYAVAEAEFGDKVFTWAQYDRIKAEGGDADKAQKEAEAAGKIIVKDVIADAFLQQILTRPAEYDVVATLNLNGDYISDALAAQVGGIGIAPGANINYLTGHAIFEATHGTAPKYAGLDKVNPSSVILSGEMMLRHLGWNEAADLIIQSMEKTISAKTVTYDFARLMEGATELKCSEFADALIKNM
- the citZ gene encoding citrate synthase; translation: MTATRGLEGVVAAQSSICSIVDGVLCYGGINIDELAEHATFEEVVYLLWHGALPKRDQLDALKKQLGENAAVPQEVIDSIKSYPKGVHPMAALRTAVSSLALYDAEAQEMSPEANYRKSIRLMAQTPTLIAAFARMRKGLEPVAPNPSYSIAQNFLYMLTGEAPTETAVKAFDVALILHADHEFNASTFAARVTVATLTDIYSGIVSAIGTLKGPLHGGANEAVAAMLAEIGSVDEVESYIRQKLDNKEKIMGFGHRVYKDGDPRAKWLKQMSKALTAQIGRPELYEMSVKVEDMVTGEKGLKPNVDFYSASVYIALGLESDLFTPIFAISRMSGWTAHIMEQYENNRLIRPRADYTGPVNQHYVPIDRR
- a CDS encoding acyl-CoA thioesterase; translated protein: MKQDVYAHQIRVRYSETDQMGVVYHANYLNWFEVGRTEFIRDTGITYRALEEKGILLPVTDVGLSYKLPARYDDWVEIRTRLEELSPVRLTFAYELYRREDGQLLVSGWSKHAFTTTEMKPIRLSRAVPEVYALLQERCTRGRS
- the mdh gene encoding malate dehydrogenase translates to MAFQRKKIAVIGSGFTGATTAFILGQKELGDVVLVDIPQLENPTKGKALDMMESSPVLGFDANITGTADYANIKDADLVIITAGIARKPGMSRDDLVNTNAGIMRSVAEQVKTYAPNSIVLVLSNPVDAMTYTFFKTSGFPKERVIGQSGVLDTARFRTFVAMELNVSVEDVTGFVLGGHGDDMVPLVRYSYAGGIPLEKLIPKDRLDAIVERTRKGGGEIVNLLGNGSAYYAPAASLVQMAEAILKDKKRILPSIAYLEGEYGYHDLYLGVPTLLGGNGIEKIIELELTAEEKAALDKSAQSVRNVMAVLQ
- the ytvI gene encoding sporulation integral membrane protein YtvI, which codes for MNRQNWAIRLFQIIRFLWVCLLIYASFRILVFALPLLYPFLISLVIALVIHRPVTYLTKKAKIPRWLSVTLALLLLLALSGGVVTLIITETVVEIGELARKLPLFSTELAHYLQRTISQDFLTGIYEQIQSFLTTLDAGYKEKLDNTIGQGITSITHAGQQLIVQFLDGLKNFLLSLPNLATVFVISLIGAFFISKDFFLWEARFRKILPSGVNRRLDEVFQDLKGALFGFAKAQLTLISLTAAIVMIGLLILRVEYAVTIGLLTGLVDLLPYLGTGTVFIPWIIYLFFKGNYSLVIGLSILYGVVLIFRQIIEPKVVAENVGLDPLLTLVALFVGLQLFGFLGLIIGPVSLVLINALVKANVFMDLWKYIKGQET
- the pnpS gene encoding two-component system histidine kinase PnpS, which gives rise to MTRFRIKLTLTILGLVSIVLLVMGMYFAKVLERFYLDTLGELLTRESKLVAQSVRFPEVLRDKEELARRVQQVASEEEVRITVIDVDGNVLFDNIHKSEEMENHASRPEFAAALRGETGIDRHYSETLGYEMMYVAVPVRSTENVIGAVRSAMSMQDIADTVHNLWYTLLTGLLVTMILASIVVSRISYNITSPIEEITRVARNITQREYESRVRIKARDEIGQLASAINFMASSLEQQMYEISENHQRLTGVLTNMTSGVIFISEHRRIMLVNPAVERLLGKSANELIGKLHIEAGKNFGLSQYIDRCLDRGEKFRQEVHIYYPQERILDVNFAPYINFKGEAKGVVVVLHDFTEIRRLEKMRSDFVANVSHELRTPITSIKGFTETLLDGAMQDEETCRNFLQIIYDESERLYRMIRDILDLSKIEQKRLTLQLTEVDLQDLMASTVALLQEQAQRKQISIQLPDPHPRVTLTTDKDCLQQIILNLVTNAVVYTPEGGAISLSLRQERGQVQFQVADTGIGIPEADLPRIFERFYRVDRARSRDSGGTGLGLAIVKHLVENLHGHITVQSAEGEGTTFTVTLPLQW
- a CDS encoding FxsA family protein — its product is MLFRILLVLFIVVPAIELWGLISVGKVIGPWWTVALVILTGFVGAWLAKQQGLQVMRMLQLQMSRGQMPGETLIDGALVLSGGLMLLMPGFFTDIVGILFLLPYTRMIIRHLVKRWLWSLISSGRVHFFFRR
- a CDS encoding response regulator transcription factor, whose amino-acid sequence is MTKILVVDDEASIVKLLQFNLEKAGFQVVTAFDGKQALDMARMEQPDFIILDWMLPKMEGMDVCKTLRQERNNTPILMLTAKDDELDKILGLELGADDYLTKPFSPREVIARVKAILRRTQTTADGTAAPDEVVLQFGEIRIYPEKYEVYRGSEKVELTPKEFELLHYLASHHGRVLTRDQLLNAVWNYDFIGDSRIVDVHVSHLREKLEEDTKNPRYIKTVRGLGYKLEG
- the phoU gene encoding phosphate signaling complex protein PhoU, with translation MTRHVFEEQLDGLHRKLMSMGTLVEEAIHKSIKSLVERDLQLAEQVIASDHLINELEQEIEMGCFQMIALQQPVGGDLRRLGTMLKLVTDLERMGDHAVSIAKTTRRLMAEPYVKPLIDIPLMADHVKAMVRDSLNAYIGLDKQAAEEIALRDDIVDKLFSTIFRDLIDVMTKNSQSISQGTHLLLVAQYLERIADHVTNICEWIIYMSTGKLTDLNK